The proteins below come from a single Caulobacter segnis ATCC 21756 genomic window:
- the blaCAU gene encoding CAU/MBL1b family subclass B3 metallo-beta-lactamase produces MAALATLLLALAPAAHADMPANWTKPTKPYRVVGNIYYVGTEGISSWLITSSEGHVILDGGPNAETGKQIERNIASLGFQLADVKFLINTHAHYDHAGGLAQLKADIPAAKLWISRGDEPAIEQGHHIGDNENGPTPMPAVKVDRAFGDGQKLKLGETSLVAHLTPGHTIGCTTWTTAVIEKGRPLNVTFPCSLSVAGNMLVGNKGHKTIVADYRASFATMRAIPTDVVLPSHEEQGDLLAKRQKQLRGDPNAFVDPTEMGRFVDGYEAAFNKGLARQQGVGGAQ; encoded by the coding sequence CTGGCCGCGCTGGCGACGCTGCTCCTGGCGCTCGCGCCCGCGGCCCACGCCGACATGCCCGCCAACTGGACCAAGCCGACCAAACCCTACCGCGTGGTCGGCAACATCTATTACGTGGGCACCGAGGGGATCTCGTCCTGGCTGATCACCTCATCCGAGGGCCATGTCATCCTGGACGGCGGCCCCAACGCCGAGACTGGCAAGCAGATCGAGCGCAACATCGCCTCGCTGGGCTTCCAGCTGGCCGATGTGAAGTTCCTGATCAACACCCACGCCCACTACGACCACGCGGGGGGCCTGGCGCAACTGAAGGCCGACATCCCGGCCGCCAAGCTGTGGATCTCGCGGGGCGACGAGCCGGCGATCGAGCAGGGCCACCACATCGGCGACAATGAGAACGGCCCGACCCCGATGCCGGCGGTGAAGGTCGATCGCGCGTTCGGCGACGGTCAGAAGCTGAAGCTGGGCGAGACGAGCCTCGTCGCCCACCTGACGCCCGGCCACACCATCGGCTGCACCACCTGGACGACGGCGGTGATCGAGAAGGGGCGGCCGCTGAACGTGACCTTCCCGTGCTCGCTGTCGGTGGCCGGCAACATGCTGGTCGGCAACAAGGGCCACAAGACGATCGTCGCCGACTATCGCGCCAGCTTCGCGACGATGCGGGCCATTCCGACCGACGTCGTGCTGCCCAGCCACGAGGAGCAGGGCGACCTCTTGGCCAAGCGTCAGAAGCAGCTGCGCGGCGATCCGAACGCCTTCGTCGATCCGACCGAGATGGGGCGGTTCGTCGACGGCTACGAGGCCGCTTTCAACAAGGGGCTGGCGCGCCAGCAGGGCGTTGGAGGCGCGCAATGA
- a CDS encoding homocysteine S-methyltransferase family protein, with amino-acid sequence MTDLSIRANRVAALKAAAKERILILDGSWGVMFQKKGLTEADYRADRFAAHDGQMKGNNDILCLTRPDLVAELHDAYFSAGADISETNTFSGTTIAQADYHLSAQDVWDINLEGARIGRSVADRWNAENPERPKFIAGSIGPLNVMLSMSSDVNDPGARKVTFDQVYEAYRQQVDALYQGGVDLFLIETITDTLNCKAAIKAILDWRDEGHEELPIWISGTITDRSGRTLSGQTAEAFWNSVKHAKPFAVGFNCALGADLMRPHIAEMARVADTLVAAYPNAGLPNAMGQYDEEPHQTGHALHEWAKDGLVNILGGCCGTTPDHIRHVADEVRGVKPRQIPERPKAMRLAGLEPFELA; translated from the coding sequence ATGACCGACCTGTCCATCCGCGCGAACCGCGTCGCCGCGCTCAAGGCCGCCGCCAAGGAGCGTATCCTCATTCTCGACGGCTCCTGGGGCGTGATGTTCCAGAAGAAGGGCCTGACCGAGGCCGACTACCGCGCCGACCGCTTCGCCGCCCACGACGGCCAGATGAAGGGCAACAACGACATCCTGTGCCTGACCCGGCCGGATCTCGTGGCCGAGCTGCACGACGCCTATTTCTCGGCCGGCGCCGACATCTCCGAGACCAACACCTTCTCGGGCACCACGATCGCCCAGGCGGACTATCACCTGTCGGCCCAGGACGTTTGGGACATCAACCTCGAGGGCGCAAGGATCGGTCGCTCGGTGGCCGATCGCTGGAACGCCGAGAACCCGGAGCGCCCGAAGTTCATCGCCGGCTCGATCGGGCCGCTGAACGTCATGCTGTCGATGTCGTCGGACGTGAACGATCCCGGCGCGCGCAAGGTGACCTTCGACCAGGTCTACGAGGCCTATCGCCAGCAGGTGGACGCGCTCTACCAGGGCGGGGTCGACCTCTTCCTGATCGAGACGATCACCGACACCCTGAACTGCAAGGCCGCGATCAAGGCGATCCTGGACTGGCGCGACGAGGGCCACGAGGAGCTGCCGATCTGGATCAGCGGCACCATCACCGACCGCTCGGGCCGCACCTTGTCGGGCCAGACGGCCGAGGCCTTCTGGAACAGCGTCAAGCACGCCAAGCCGTTCGCGGTGGGCTTCAACTGCGCCCTGGGCGCTGATTTGATGCGCCCGCACATCGCCGAGATGGCCCGCGTCGCCGACACTCTGGTCGCGGCCTACCCGAACGCCGGCCTGCCCAACGCCATGGGCCAGTACGACGAGGAGCCGCACCAGACCGGCCACGCCCTGCACGAATGGGCCAAGGACGGCCTGGTCAACATCCTGGGCGGCTGCTGCGGCACGACGCCGGACCACATCCGCCACGTCGCCGACGAAGTGCGCGGCGTGAAGCCCCGCCAGATCCCCGAGCGCCCCAAGGCCATGCGCCTGGCGGGCCTCGAACCGTTCGAGTTGGCTTAG
- the metH gene encoding methionine synthase, with amino-acid sequence MRPVFVNIGERTNVTGSAKFKKLIVEGNYPEALSVARQQVEAGAQVIDVNMDEGLLDSQQAMVTFLNLMAAEPDIARVPVMIDSSKWEVIEAGLKCVQGKAIVNSISLKEGEEKFLQQAKLCLRYGAAVVVMAFDEVGQADTEKRKVEICERAYNTLVDKVGFPPEDIIFDPNIFAVATGIEEHDNYAVDFIEATRRIKQMLPYARVSGGVSNVSFSFRGNEPVRRAIHSVFLYHAINAGMDMGIVNAGDLPVYDDIDPALREAVEDVILNRPQRDPNQTNTERLVEMAPRYKGEKGQQQVANLAWREGTVNERLTHALVHGITEFIEADTEEARLAAERPLHVIEGPLMDGMNVVGDLFGAGKMFLPQVVKSARVMKQAVAWLMPFMEAEKEGQVRQAAGKVLMATVKGDVHDIGKNIVGVVLQCNNYEVIDLGVMVPADRILDEAKKHKVDMIGLSGLITPSLDEMVFVAAEMERQGFDIPLLIGGATTSRTHTAVKIEPAYRRGPTTYVVDASRAVGVVSGLLSEGERDRIIAETRADYVKVREQYARGQSNKARASIQEARKRAFAIDWKGYTPPKPAFIGTRTFEPSLAELVPFIDWSPFFASWELIGRFPQILEDDVVGQAATDLYRDARAMLDKVVAEKWFGAKGVIGFWPAQAQGDDIVLYTDDTRTAEFSRLHTLRQQMDKGEGKQNVALSDFVAPIGQGADYVGGFAVTAGHGEDEIVKRFKDAGDDYNAIMASALADRLAEAFAEWLHYKARVELWGYAPDEAADTEVMIAEKYQGIRPAPGYPAQPDHTEKGTLFKLLDAEAATGLQLTESYAMTPGAAVSGLYFSHPQAHYFGVGKIDADQVEDYARRKGWDLATAERWLSPILNYDPLARARGAAA; translated from the coding sequence ATGAGACCCGTCTTCGTCAACATCGGTGAGCGCACCAACGTCACCGGCTCGGCCAAGTTCAAGAAGCTGATCGTCGAGGGGAACTATCCCGAGGCGCTGTCGGTCGCGCGCCAGCAGGTCGAGGCCGGCGCCCAGGTCATCGACGTCAACATGGACGAGGGCCTGCTGGATAGCCAGCAGGCCATGGTCACCTTCCTGAACCTGATGGCCGCCGAGCCCGACATCGCCCGCGTGCCGGTGATGATCGACAGCTCCAAGTGGGAGGTGATCGAGGCCGGTCTGAAGTGCGTCCAGGGTAAGGCGATCGTCAATTCGATCAGCCTGAAGGAAGGCGAGGAGAAGTTCCTCCAGCAGGCCAAGCTGTGCCTGCGCTACGGCGCGGCGGTGGTGGTCATGGCCTTCGACGAGGTCGGTCAGGCCGACACCGAAAAGCGCAAGGTCGAGATCTGCGAGCGGGCCTACAACACCCTGGTCGACAAGGTCGGCTTCCCGCCCGAGGACATCATCTTCGACCCCAATATCTTCGCCGTGGCGACGGGGATCGAGGAGCACGACAACTACGCCGTCGACTTCATCGAGGCCACGCGCCGCATCAAGCAGATGCTGCCCTACGCGCGGGTGTCTGGCGGGGTGTCGAACGTCTCGTTCAGCTTCCGCGGCAACGAGCCGGTGCGCCGGGCGATCCACTCGGTGTTCCTGTACCACGCCATCAACGCCGGCATGGACATGGGCATCGTCAACGCCGGCGACCTGCCGGTCTATGACGACATCGATCCGGCCCTGCGCGAGGCGGTCGAGGACGTGATCCTCAACCGTCCGCAGCGTGATCCGAACCAGACCAACACCGAACGCCTGGTCGAGATGGCCCCCCGCTACAAGGGCGAGAAGGGCCAGCAGCAGGTCGCCAACCTGGCGTGGCGCGAGGGCACGGTGAACGAGCGCCTGACCCACGCGCTTGTCCACGGCATCACCGAATTCATCGAGGCCGACACCGAGGAGGCGCGTCTCGCCGCCGAGCGTCCGCTGCACGTGATCGAGGGCCCGCTGATGGACGGCATGAACGTCGTCGGCGACCTGTTCGGCGCGGGCAAGATGTTCCTGCCGCAGGTCGTGAAGTCGGCCCGCGTCATGAAGCAGGCCGTGGCCTGGCTGATGCCGTTCATGGAGGCCGAGAAGGAAGGCCAGGTCCGCCAGGCCGCCGGCAAGGTGCTGATGGCGACCGTCAAGGGCGACGTCCACGACATCGGCAAGAACATCGTCGGCGTCGTGCTGCAGTGTAACAACTACGAGGTCATCGACCTGGGCGTCATGGTGCCCGCCGACCGCATCCTGGACGAGGCCAAGAAGCACAAGGTCGACATGATCGGCCTGTCGGGCCTGATCACCCCGTCTCTGGACGAGATGGTGTTCGTGGCCGCCGAGATGGAGCGCCAGGGCTTCGACATTCCGCTGCTGATCGGCGGCGCCACCACCAGCCGCACCCATACGGCGGTCAAGATCGAGCCGGCCTATCGTCGGGGTCCGACGACCTATGTCGTCGACGCCAGCCGCGCGGTCGGCGTGGTCTCGGGCCTGCTGTCGGAAGGCGAGCGCGACCGGATCATCGCCGAGACCCGCGCCGACTACGTCAAGGTCCGCGAGCAGTACGCGCGCGGCCAGAGCAACAAGGCCCGGGCCTCGATCCAGGAGGCCCGCAAGCGCGCCTTCGCCATCGACTGGAAGGGCTACACGCCGCCGAAACCCGCCTTCATCGGTACACGGACCTTCGAGCCGTCGCTGGCGGAACTCGTGCCGTTCATCGACTGGTCGCCGTTCTTCGCCAGCTGGGAGCTGATTGGCCGCTTCCCGCAGATCCTGGAGGACGACGTGGTCGGCCAGGCCGCCACCGACCTCTATCGCGACGCCCGCGCCATGCTGGACAAGGTGGTCGCCGAGAAGTGGTTCGGCGCCAAGGGCGTGATCGGCTTCTGGCCGGCCCAGGCCCAGGGCGACGACATCGTGCTCTACACCGACGACACGCGCACGGCCGAGTTCTCGCGCCTGCACACCCTGCGCCAGCAGATGGACAAGGGCGAAGGCAAGCAGAACGTCGCCCTGTCGGACTTCGTCGCGCCGATCGGGCAGGGCGCGGACTATGTCGGCGGCTTCGCGGTCACGGCCGGCCATGGCGAGGACGAGATCGTCAAGCGCTTCAAGGACGCCGGCGACGACTACAACGCCATCATGGCCTCGGCACTGGCCGACCGCCTGGCCGAAGCCTTCGCCGAGTGGCTGCACTACAAGGCCCGCGTCGAGCTCTGGGGCTACGCCCCCGACGAGGCGGCCGACACCGAGGTGATGATCGCCGAGAAGTACCAGGGCATCCGCCCGGCGCCCGGCTATCCCGCCCAGCCCGACCACACCGAGAAGGGCACGCTGTTCAAGCTGCTCGACGCCGAGGCGGCCACCGGCCTGCAACTGACCGAGAGCTACGCCATGACCCCCGGCGCGGCGGTCTCGGGTCTCTATTTCAGCCATCCGCAGGCGCACTATTTCGGCGTCGGCAAGATCGACGCCGACCAGGTCGAGGACTACGCCCGCCGCAAGGGCTGGGACCTGGCCACGGCCGAGCGCTGGCTCTCGCCGATCCTGAACTACGACCCGCTGGCCCGGGCGCGCGGCGCGGCGGCTTAA
- a CDS encoding GH1 family beta-glucosidase, whose translation MERSGVSRRALGALALGGAAMGLSGCEGPGETDLNPKSRQFPKDFVWGVATAAFQTEGSQTADGRGPSVWDLFEKVPGHVKDGSDATVATDSYRRFQEDVDLIAGASLDAYRFSISWSRVLPAGEGAVNAAGLDHYSRLVDALLAKGVTPYATLFHWDLPQGLQDKGGWKNRDTAQRLADYAHAVVERLGDRLKNYIVLNEAAVHAVFGHVLGEHAPGLKDDKLLGPVIHHMNLGQGLAMQALRAGGKDLKVGTTMALQPCRPAGGPWAIWNRLASDGLDALWNGAWLDPLFKGTYPKAMDDFLVGVVRDGDLANIRQPVDFLGVNYYAPAYVRLDLNAPGKIAQAAPPKGAELDAFGRHIDPSGLFEVLNRVRRDYGAPPMLVTENGCSDPFGPGPGILDDQFRITYLRRHLQAVLAAREAGCDVRGYFEWTLIDNFEWDLGYTSKFGLVAMDRATGVRTPKASYRWFKALAESGVLAS comes from the coding sequence ATGGAACGCTCGGGCGTCAGCCGGCGGGCGCTGGGGGCTCTGGCCCTGGGCGGCGCGGCCATGGGGCTGTCGGGGTGCGAGGGGCCGGGCGAGACCGACCTCAACCCCAAGAGTCGCCAGTTTCCCAAGGACTTCGTTTGGGGCGTCGCCACGGCCGCCTTCCAAACCGAGGGCTCCCAGACCGCCGACGGGCGCGGGCCCAGCGTCTGGGACCTGTTTGAGAAGGTCCCTGGTCACGTCAAGGACGGTTCGGACGCCACGGTCGCCACCGACAGCTATCGCCGCTTCCAGGAGGACGTCGACCTGATCGCCGGGGCGAGCCTCGACGCCTACCGCTTCTCGATCAGCTGGTCGCGCGTCCTGCCGGCCGGCGAGGGGGCGGTGAACGCGGCGGGGCTGGACCACTATTCGCGGCTGGTCGACGCCTTGCTGGCCAAGGGCGTCACGCCCTACGCCACGCTGTTTCACTGGGACTTGCCGCAAGGCCTTCAGGACAAGGGCGGCTGGAAGAACCGCGACACCGCCCAGCGCCTGGCCGACTACGCCCACGCGGTGGTCGAGCGTCTCGGCGACAGGCTCAAGAACTACATCGTCCTGAACGAGGCCGCGGTGCACGCCGTCTTCGGCCACGTCTTGGGCGAGCACGCGCCGGGACTGAAGGACGACAAGCTGCTCGGCCCGGTGATCCACCACATGAACCTCGGCCAGGGGCTGGCCATGCAGGCCCTGCGGGCGGGCGGCAAGGACCTCAAGGTCGGCACCACCATGGCGCTGCAGCCTTGCCGTCCGGCCGGCGGTCCGTGGGCGATCTGGAACCGGCTGGCGTCCGACGGGCTCGACGCGCTGTGGAACGGCGCTTGGCTCGATCCTCTGTTCAAGGGGACCTATCCGAAGGCGATGGACGACTTTCTGGTGGGCGTCGTGCGCGACGGCGACCTCGCCAACATCCGTCAGCCGGTCGATTTCCTGGGCGTGAACTACTACGCCCCGGCCTATGTGCGGCTGGATCTGAACGCGCCCGGCAAGATCGCCCAGGCCGCGCCGCCGAAGGGCGCCGAACTGGACGCCTTCGGCCGTCACATCGATCCGTCAGGTCTGTTCGAGGTGCTGAACCGCGTCCGCCGCGACTATGGCGCGCCGCCCATGCTGGTCACCGAGAACGGCTGCTCGGACCCGTTCGGCCCGGGGCCGGGTATCCTCGACGACCAGTTCCGCATCACCTATCTGCGCCGCCACCTGCAAGCCGTGCTGGCGGCGCGCGAGGCCGGCTGCGACGTGCGCGGCTATTTCGAGTGGACCCTGATCGACAACTTCGAATGGGACCTCGGCTACACCTCGAAGTTCGGCCTGGTGGCGATGGACCGCGCGACGGGCGTGCGAACGCCAAAGGCCTCGTACCGGTGGTTCAAGGCCTTGGCGGAGAGCGGGGTGTTGGCGAGCTGA
- a CDS encoding J domain-containing protein, translated as MSFWRNIASIAARRLDLADCTECPGGLPGEDPAFSTAVTALGAKLAKVDGRADGHEFAAFTEVFQPDPASEPNIHRLYELARQTTHGFESYAKRLAKRYSSCPQLLEDVVDGLFHIAKADGVVTTDELAYLERVSNLFGMSPLAFRRLRATHLGVGADDPYAILDVPADADDATVHKAWKIALTSVHPDRARARGLPTEFIEVAEAKAAAINAAFSTVMRERRELGLAAAG; from the coding sequence ATGAGCTTCTGGCGCAACATTGCGAGCATCGCGGCCCGGCGCCTCGACCTAGCGGACTGCACCGAATGTCCGGGCGGTCTCCCGGGCGAGGATCCGGCTTTCTCGACAGCCGTGACCGCGCTGGGCGCGAAGCTGGCCAAGGTCGACGGCCGCGCCGACGGCCACGAGTTCGCCGCCTTCACCGAGGTGTTCCAGCCCGACCCGGCCTCCGAGCCCAACATCCACCGCCTGTACGAGCTGGCGCGCCAGACCACGCACGGCTTCGAGAGCTACGCCAAGCGACTCGCCAAGCGCTACTCCAGTTGCCCTCAGCTTCTGGAGGACGTGGTCGACGGTCTGTTCCATATCGCCAAGGCCGACGGCGTCGTGACGACCGACGAGCTGGCCTATCTGGAGCGCGTGTCGAATCTGTTCGGCATGTCGCCGCTGGCCTTCCGCCGCCTGCGCGCCACGCACCTGGGCGTGGGCGCCGACGATCCCTATGCGATCCTGGACGTGCCGGCTGACGCCGACGACGCCACGGTCCACAAAGCCTGGAAGATCGCCTTGACCAGCGTTCACCCCGATCGCGCACGCGCGCGCGGCCTGCCTACGGAGTTCATCGAGGTGGCCGAGGCCAAGGCCGCCGCGATCAACGCCGCCTTCTCGACCGTGATGCGAGAACGTCGGGAACTGGGGCTCGCCGCCGCCGGTTGA
- a CDS encoding putative quinol monooxygenase, whose protein sequence is MIGVVATLYVQPDKSAEFEKVFLDLAAKVKANESGCLMYQLTKSKTEAGVYKVLELYASADALKHHGGTDYFKAAGAAMGPTMAAAPNIEYLDAVE, encoded by the coding sequence ATGATCGGTGTCGTCGCGACCCTGTACGTCCAGCCGGACAAGTCCGCTGAATTCGAGAAGGTGTTCCTGGACCTGGCCGCCAAGGTGAAGGCCAACGAGTCTGGCTGCCTCATGTACCAACTGACGAAGTCCAAGACCGAGGCCGGCGTCTACAAGGTGCTGGAGCTCTACGCCTCGGCCGACGCGCTCAAGCACCACGGCGGCACCGACTACTTCAAGGCCGCCGGCGCGGCGATGGGGCCGACCATGGCCGCCGCCCCGAACATCGAGTACCTCGACGCGGTGGAATAG
- a CDS encoding acyl-CoA dehydrogenase family protein, with protein sequence MDLAFSAEDLAFQQEVRDWIATAYDDDLRRQMSQSKNGYLDKAGQVKWQKKLFERGWAAPDWPVEHGGPGFTASQRYIFNMEMSLAGVPTSSPMGLKMVAPVIMAFGTDEQKAQHLPPILRSDIWWCQGYSEPGSGSDLASLQMKAERDGDDYVLNGSKIWTTHAQWADWMFCLVRTSTEGRPQEGISFLLLRMDTPGIQIKPLPTLDGPPEGEQEINQVFFDNVRVPVANRIGEENKGWTYAKYLLEFERGNAYAPGLMHMLKKVKRIAALELADDGGRLIDDPDFRNKISNLEIQVQALNASELRIFSGRSAGKAIGPASSMLKCVGSEHQQAITELTLEAVGTYAAPFVRDSWSKSNEGRAGPDYAAPAAPAYFSYRKTSIYAGSNEIQRNIMAKMVLGL encoded by the coding sequence ATGGACCTGGCGTTCTCGGCCGAGGATCTGGCCTTCCAGCAAGAGGTGCGCGACTGGATCGCCACCGCCTATGACGACGACCTGCGCCGCCAGATGAGCCAGTCCAAGAACGGCTATCTGGACAAGGCCGGCCAGGTGAAATGGCAGAAGAAGCTCTTCGAGCGCGGCTGGGCGGCGCCCGACTGGCCCGTCGAGCACGGCGGCCCCGGCTTCACGGCCTCGCAGCGCTACATCTTCAACATGGAGATGAGCCTGGCCGGCGTGCCGACCTCGTCGCCGATGGGGCTGAAGATGGTCGCCCCGGTGATCATGGCGTTCGGGACCGACGAGCAGAAGGCCCAGCATTTGCCGCCGATCCTGCGGTCGGACATCTGGTGGTGCCAGGGCTATTCCGAGCCGGGCTCGGGCTCGGACTTGGCGTCGCTGCAGATGAAGGCCGAGCGCGATGGCGACGACTACGTCCTGAACGGCTCGAAGATCTGGACGACCCACGCCCAGTGGGCCGACTGGATGTTCTGCCTGGTTCGCACCTCGACGGAGGGACGGCCGCAGGAGGGCATCTCGTTCCTGCTGCTGCGGATGGACACGCCCGGGATCCAGATCAAGCCGCTGCCCACTCTGGACGGCCCGCCCGAGGGCGAGCAGGAGATCAACCAGGTCTTCTTCGACAATGTCCGCGTGCCCGTCGCCAACCGCATCGGCGAGGAGAACAAGGGCTGGACCTACGCCAAGTACTTGCTGGAATTCGAGCGCGGCAACGCCTACGCGCCCGGCCTCATGCACATGCTCAAGAAGGTCAAGCGCATCGCCGCCCTGGAGCTGGCCGATGACGGCGGACGGCTGATCGACGATCCTGACTTCCGCAACAAGATCAGCAACCTGGAGATCCAGGTGCAGGCGCTGAACGCCAGCGAGCTGCGGATCTTCTCCGGCCGCTCGGCGGGCAAGGCGATCGGCCCGGCCTCGTCCATGCTCAAATGCGTGGGCTCCGAGCATCAGCAGGCGATCACCGAACTGACCTTGGAGGCGGTCGGGACCTACGCCGCGCCGTTCGTGCGCGACTCCTGGTCCAAGAGCAACGAGGGCAGGGCGGGCCCCGACTACGCTGCGCCGGCCGCGCCGGCCTATTTCAGCTATCGCAAGACCTCGATCTACGCCGGATCCAACGAGATCCAGCGCAACATCATGGCCAAGATGGTGCTGGGGCTGTGA
- a CDS encoding NADH:flavin oxidoreductase — translation MAIDALFKPFEFKSLKLPNRVVMAPMTRSFSPGGVPTDDVAAYYRRRAENQVGLIVTEGTGVARPASLNDAKVPRFHGEKELAGWKKVVDEVHAAGGLIAPQLWHVGAAKGPDQLGKVDSPSGLSKAGGNPFTEPMTDADIADTIAAFGQAAADAKRLGFDAVELHGAHGYLIDQFFWPGTNVRADKWGGPTLGERGRFAAEILKAVRAAVGPDYPVIIRLSQWKQQDYAARLATTPQEMEAWLQPLADAGADIFHCSQRRFWEPEFEGSDLNFAGWAKKLTGAPTITVGSVGLSGEFIAAFGGEGSQPASLDRLLERLERGEFDLVGVGRALLQDPEWVVKVHEGRNGELQNFERQALGVLY, via the coding sequence ATGGCCATCGACGCCCTGTTCAAGCCCTTCGAGTTCAAGTCGCTGAAGCTGCCCAATCGGGTGGTCATGGCGCCGATGACGCGGTCGTTCTCGCCGGGCGGCGTGCCGACCGACGATGTCGCCGCCTACTACCGTCGCCGCGCCGAGAACCAGGTCGGACTGATCGTCACCGAGGGCACGGGCGTCGCCCGTCCCGCCTCGCTGAACGACGCCAAGGTGCCGCGCTTCCATGGCGAGAAGGAACTGGCGGGCTGGAAGAAGGTCGTCGACGAGGTCCACGCCGCCGGCGGCCTGATCGCGCCGCAGCTGTGGCACGTCGGCGCGGCGAAGGGGCCGGACCAGCTGGGCAAGGTGGACAGCCCCTCGGGTCTGTCGAAGGCCGGCGGCAACCCGTTCACCGAGCCGATGACCGACGCCGACATCGCCGACACCATCGCCGCCTTCGGCCAGGCCGCGGCCGACGCCAAGCGTCTCGGCTTCGACGCGGTCGAGCTGCACGGCGCCCACGGCTACCTGATCGACCAGTTCTTCTGGCCGGGCACCAATGTCCGCGCCGACAAGTGGGGCGGCCCGACGCTGGGCGAGCGCGGCCGCTTCGCCGCCGAGATCCTGAAAGCGGTCCGCGCCGCCGTCGGCCCGGACTATCCGGTGATCATCCGCCTGTCGCAGTGGAAGCAGCAGGACTACGCCGCCCGCCTGGCGACCACCCCGCAGGAGATGGAGGCCTGGCTGCAGCCGCTGGCCGACGCCGGCGCCGACATCTTCCACTGCTCGCAACGCCGCTTCTGGGAACCGGAGTTCGAGGGCAGCGACCTGAACTTCGCCGGCTGGGCCAAGAAGCTGACCGGCGCACCGACCATCACCGTCGGTTCGGTGGGTCTGTCGGGCGAGTTCATCGCCGCGTTCGGCGGCGAGGGCAGCCAGCCCGCCTCGCTGGATCGCCTGCTCGAGCGCCTCGAGCGCGGCGAGTTCGACTTGGTCGGCGTGGGTCGCGCCCTGCTGCAGGATCCCGAATGGGTCGTGAAGGTCCACGAGGGCCGCAACGGCGAGCTGCAGAACTTCGAGCGCCAGGCGCTGGGGGTGCTGTACTAG
- a CDS encoding SMP-30/gluconolactonase/LRE family protein: protein MDIQLVAEGLQFPEGPVAMADGSVIVTEIQGQRLTRVWPDGRKETVAETGGGPNGAAIGPDGALYVTNNGGSFHFFEANGLNIPGPTPPTHTGGYIQRVDLATGAVTTLYAACDGKPLIGPNDLVFDKHGGFWFTDHGCSTPDGKKFGALYYALPDGSKITRWRDHFVSPNGVGLSPDEKTVYMADTMLGRLWSFDVASPGVLADPAPLQPGNVVCNLPGYQLLDSLAVEAGGKVCVATIINGGITAFDPDGSTEHYAVPDVIVTNICFGGADMRDAWITASGTGKLYKARWPRPGLKLNFNG, encoded by the coding sequence ATGGACATCCAGCTGGTGGCCGAAGGCCTGCAGTTTCCCGAAGGCCCGGTGGCCATGGCCGACGGTTCGGTCATCGTCACCGAGATCCAGGGCCAACGCCTGACGCGCGTCTGGCCCGACGGCCGCAAGGAGACCGTGGCGGAAACGGGCGGCGGGCCGAACGGCGCGGCGATCGGACCCGACGGGGCGCTCTATGTCACCAACAACGGCGGCAGCTTCCACTTCTTCGAAGCCAACGGCCTGAACATTCCCGGACCAACGCCCCCGACCCACACGGGCGGCTATATTCAACGCGTGGACCTCGCGACCGGCGCGGTGACGACGCTCTACGCCGCGTGCGACGGCAAGCCGCTGATCGGGCCCAACGATCTCGTCTTCGACAAGCACGGCGGGTTCTGGTTCACAGACCACGGCTGCTCGACGCCCGACGGAAAGAAGTTCGGCGCGCTCTACTACGCCCTCCCTGACGGCTCGAAGATCACCCGCTGGCGCGACCACTTCGTCTCGCCCAACGGCGTGGGGCTCTCGCCGGACGAGAAGACGGTCTACATGGCCGACACCATGCTGGGACGGCTGTGGTCGTTCGACGTCGCCTCGCCGGGCGTGCTGGCCGATCCCGCGCCGTTGCAGCCGGGCAACGTGGTCTGCAACCTGCCGGGCTACCAGCTGCTGGACAGCCTGGCCGTCGAGGCCGGCGGCAAGGTCTGCGTGGCGACGATCATCAACGGCGGGATCACCGCCTTCGACCCGGACGGCTCGACCGAGCACTACGCCGTGCCGGACGTGATCGTGACCAACATCTGCTTCGGCGGCGCCGACATGCGCGACGCCTGGATCACCGCCTCGGGGACCGGCAAGCTCTACAAGGCCCGCTGGCCGAGGCCGGGGCTGAAGCTGAATTTCAACGGATAG